One Nitrosomonas sp. PY1 DNA window includes the following coding sequences:
- a CDS encoding FAD-dependent oxidoreductase, with the protein MDTQKGNTTDSLNLNFGFAIADLYRRDGLIKLDRLFIDFLSSSDDALLQRMESARAYPENLLPKDESALLIDVAPWLEDFIARLFGITSEVQQLATQHHALAPLYFCKRQFVQRRAKSKISDNELAAIDGLALEKELTQEFGGVFSELIFASKVAEWMEAEANNESRLDKALHYAAWALRTPEGQRHTRQGILFSSPAKLNYQKLLSLETDETAGYPVHGLSHHRERNGFALSDKGTDLIGALDEANYCIWCHEQGKDSCSKGFIQKTKLPDEPREFKKSELGALLTGCPLEERISEFHKLKAQGVAIGSLAMIVVDNPMCAGTGHRICNDCMKSCIYQKQDPVDIPQAETRTLKDVLELPWGFEIYSLLTRWNPLNLRRPVPKAASGRKVLVVGMGPAGYTLSHHLMNDGHTVVGIDGLKIEPLPEFISGVNQKGKHVPFKAIQHISILEEDLDQRTPGGFGGVAEYGITVRWNKNFLKVIRLLLERREEFALFGGIRFGGTLSTHDAFAMGFDHVALASGAGRPTILDLPNGLARGVRAASDFLMGLQLTGAAQSDSIANMQLRLPVIVIGGGLTAIDTATEALAYYPVQVEKFLRRYEILTALQSEDAVRQTWDVEEQLIADEFIAHGRAIRAERQAAQQHGRAPRIIPMLQSWGGATIAYRKRLIDSPSYTLNHEEVEKALEEGIWFAEGLTPERVNVDQWGHMNSVNFSIQRRDESGQWHDSGNVELPARALLVAAGTQPNTVLAREESELYKLNGRYFSACDEQGNIVHPQPANPKPDTPMVLMSRYKDDKGERFISFFGDLHPSYSGNVVKAMSSAKQGYPTVSRVLERIQPASQQSAQQFFAGLSQQLRPTVHKVERLAPNIVEVVIHAPMAAEHFLPGQFYRLQNYSAFASSTEDTHLAMEGLALTGASVDVEHGLVSLIVLEMGGSSDLCMRLKPGEPVVLMGPTGTPTEIPSGKTIVLVGGGLGNAVLFSIGAAARAAGSKVLYFAGYKKLVDRYKVAEIETAADIVVWCCDEAPGFSPTRSQDKSFVGNIVQAMVAYGSGELGDQPVALSAADHIIAIGSDRMMAAVGVARHDQLKQYLKSDHFAIGSINSPMQCMMKEICAQCLQPHKDPITGKITYVFSCFNQDQPLDQVDFSGLATRLRQNTVQEKLTNRWIKKCLSEVR; encoded by the coding sequence ATGGATACTCAAAAAGGAAATACGACGGACTCATTGAATCTAAATTTTGGCTTTGCCATTGCTGATCTTTATCGACGTGATGGACTCATTAAGCTGGATCGGCTTTTTATCGATTTTTTAAGCAGCAGTGATGATGCATTGTTGCAAAGAATGGAGTCTGCGCGAGCATATCCGGAGAATCTACTACCAAAAGATGAATCAGCGCTATTGATCGATGTTGCTCCGTGGCTAGAAGACTTTATTGCACGTCTATTTGGTATTACAAGTGAAGTACAGCAACTAGCCACCCAGCATCATGCACTGGCGCCACTGTATTTCTGCAAAAGGCAATTTGTGCAACGACGTGCCAAATCAAAAATCAGTGATAATGAATTGGCAGCGATTGATGGTCTGGCCTTGGAAAAAGAACTTACACAGGAATTTGGTGGAGTATTCTCGGAATTAATCTTTGCCAGTAAAGTTGCCGAGTGGATGGAAGCAGAGGCTAACAATGAGTCGCGTTTGGACAAAGCGCTGCATTATGCCGCATGGGCTTTGAGAACTCCTGAAGGGCAGCGACATACTCGCCAAGGTATTTTGTTTTCATCCCCAGCAAAGTTGAATTACCAGAAGTTATTGTCACTAGAGACAGATGAAACAGCAGGTTATCCTGTGCACGGACTGAGTCATCATCGTGAGCGTAATGGGTTTGCCTTAAGCGATAAAGGTACCGACTTGATAGGCGCGTTAGATGAGGCCAATTATTGCATTTGGTGTCATGAACAAGGTAAAGATTCTTGTTCAAAAGGGTTTATACAAAAAACCAAATTACCCGATGAACCGCGAGAATTTAAAAAAAGCGAACTGGGTGCTCTGTTAACTGGGTGCCCATTGGAAGAGCGAATTTCTGAATTTCATAAACTGAAAGCGCAGGGTGTTGCAATCGGTAGTTTGGCGATGATCGTTGTTGATAATCCAATGTGCGCCGGGACGGGACATCGTATTTGTAATGATTGTATGAAATCCTGTATCTATCAAAAGCAGGATCCGGTTGATATCCCGCAAGCAGAAACGCGAACGTTAAAAGATGTATTGGAACTACCATGGGGGTTCGAGATTTACAGTTTGCTCACACGATGGAATCCGTTAAATCTACGTCGCCCAGTTCCGAAAGCAGCTTCAGGTCGCAAGGTCTTAGTGGTGGGAATGGGGCCGGCTGGATACACGTTGTCACACCATCTGATGAACGATGGCCATACCGTGGTTGGGATTGATGGGCTTAAAATCGAACCGTTACCGGAGTTTATATCCGGCGTCAATCAGAAAGGCAAGCATGTTCCGTTTAAAGCTATTCAACACATCAGTATCCTGGAAGAAGATCTCGATCAGCGTACCCCGGGTGGTTTTGGTGGCGTGGCGGAGTATGGTATTACTGTTCGTTGGAACAAGAATTTCTTAAAAGTGATTCGTTTGCTGCTTGAGCGTCGTGAAGAATTCGCTTTATTTGGTGGAATACGTTTCGGTGGAACGCTAAGCACTCATGATGCATTTGCGATGGGATTTGATCATGTTGCACTGGCAAGCGGAGCGGGGCGTCCAACTATTCTCGACTTACCGAATGGATTGGCGCGAGGCGTCCGTGCGGCATCTGATTTTTTGATGGGGCTGCAATTAACAGGCGCGGCACAAAGTGATTCTATTGCTAATATGCAATTGCGCTTGCCTGTGATTGTAATAGGAGGTGGTTTGACGGCGATTGATACGGCTACAGAAGCGTTAGCTTATTACCCCGTGCAGGTTGAGAAATTTTTGAGGCGCTATGAAATATTGACTGCCCTTCAAAGCGAGGATGCCGTTCGACAAACATGGGATGTAGAAGAACAATTAATTGCAGATGAGTTTATCGCTCACGGTCGAGCTATTCGCGCTGAACGTCAGGCTGCGCAGCAACATGGGCGTGCGCCGCGTATTATCCCTATGTTGCAATCTTGGGGAGGAGCGACCATCGCTTATCGGAAACGTCTGATTGATAGCCCTTCCTATACCTTGAATCACGAGGAGGTAGAAAAAGCGTTAGAAGAAGGTATCTGGTTTGCTGAAGGATTAACCCCCGAGCGAGTCAATGTAGATCAATGGGGGCATATGAATTCCGTTAACTTTTCTATTCAAAGACGCGATGAAAGCGGACAATGGCACGATTCTGGTAATGTTGAATTACCTGCGCGAGCGTTGTTGGTTGCAGCCGGAACACAACCCAATACTGTACTAGCGAGAGAGGAAAGTGAACTGTATAAGCTCAATGGTCGTTATTTTTCGGCCTGCGATGAACAAGGGAATATTGTTCATCCACAACCTGCGAACCCCAAGCCAGATACGCCCATGGTATTGATGAGTCGTTACAAAGACGACAAGGGTGAACGCTTTATTAGTTTTTTTGGGGACCTGCATCCATCTTATTCAGGGAATGTGGTTAAAGCAATGTCCAGTGCAAAGCAAGGCTATCCTACGGTAAGCCGTGTATTGGAACGTATTCAACCTGCATCTCAACAATCCGCGCAGCAATTCTTTGCAGGATTGAGCCAGCAGTTGCGTCCAACGGTTCATAAAGTTGAAAGGTTGGCGCCCAATATTGTCGAAGTCGTCATTCACGCACCGATGGCGGCAGAGCACTTTCTCCCTGGGCAATTTTACCGCTTACAGAATTATTCCGCTTTTGCATCCAGTACTGAAGACACCCATCTGGCAATGGAAGGCCTTGCATTAACAGGCGCATCGGTGGACGTCGAACATGGCTTAGTTTCTCTAATTGTATTAGAAATGGGGGGGTCTTCAGACCTTTGCATGCGTTTAAAGCCGGGTGAGCCGGTCGTATTAATGGGACCTACAGGAACGCCAACTGAGATTCCGTCTGGAAAAACTATAGTATTGGTTGGTGGTGGGCTAGGTAATGCTGTATTGTTCTCGATTGGTGCCGCTGCACGAGCGGCTGGTTCGAAGGTGCTTTATTTTGCGGGCTACAAAAAATTGGTTGATCGTTACAAGGTGGCAGAAATCGAAACTGCTGCAGATATTGTCGTGTGGTGCTGTGATGAAGCGCCAGGTTTTTCACCGACTCGCTCTCAAGATAAAAGCTTTGTTGGAAATATTGTGCAAGCGATGGTGGCATATGGCAGTGGCGAACTAGGCGATCAACCGGTTGCGCTCAGTGCGGCGGATCATATTATTGCAATTGGTTCAGATCGGATGATGGCTGCAGTGGGTGTTGCGCGTCATGATCAGTTGAAACAATATCTTAAATCAGATCACTTTGCGATCGGTTCAATTAATTCACCCATGCAGTGCATGATGAAAGAAATTTGTGCGCAGTGTTTGCAACCGCATAAAGACCCTATAACTGGAAAAATTACCTATGTGTTTTCTTGCTTTAATCAGGATCAACCGCTCGATCAAGTTGATTTCTCTGGATTGGCGACGCGTTTACGTCAAAACACGGTGCAAGAGAAACTGACCAATCGTTGGATTAAAAAATGTTTGAGTGAAGTACGATAA
- a CDS encoding nitrite/sulfite reductase: MYRYDQYDYQIVRERVAQFSDQVKRRLSGELKEEEFMPLRLQNGLYMQIHGYMLRIAVPYGLISSEQMRMFAHIARRYDRGYGHFTTRQNIQFNWLKLQDVPSILADLASVEMHAIQTSGNCVRNITLDEFAGVAQDEVVDVRPYAEVLRQWSTFHPEFAYLPRKFKIAISGAKEDRAAIYAHDIGLSIVKNTQGEIGFRVLVGGGLGRTPIIGVEINNFIPWQHILTYVESILRVYNQYGRRDNKYKARIKILVKALGIDEFKRQVEEDWKYLKDGPGTLTTEEIERVRSFFVGPAYETLSNDDSRLSEFKADSRSFSNWMLRNVLPHRQPGYAIVVLSMKKVGNVPGDATAEQMEVMAELADRYSFGELRITHKQNVILADVRKKDLIGLWQEATAYELTEPNYGLLTDIISCPGAEFCTLANARSIPLAKAIAERFENIDFQHDIGDISLNISGCMNACGQHHIGNIGITGVEKKDHEEWYQVSIGGAEGNESSLGKIIGPSFSFNQVPEVIDRLLQVYLRDRIEAERFIDTVRRIGLAPFKDYVYATELIEEEAVDNKHAVVPAQYNVPYYSPRF, from the coding sequence ATGTACCGTTACGATCAATATGACTATCAAATCGTACGAGAGCGAGTTGCGCAATTTAGCGATCAAGTGAAACGTCGTCTTTCGGGAGAACTGAAAGAAGAAGAATTTATGCCTTTGAGGCTGCAAAATGGTTTGTACATGCAAATACATGGCTATATGTTGCGCATTGCAGTTCCGTACGGTTTGATTTCTTCGGAGCAAATGCGCATGTTCGCGCACATTGCTCGCCGATATGATCGAGGTTATGGACATTTTACTACGCGTCAGAATATCCAATTTAATTGGCTCAAATTGCAGGATGTACCTAGCATTCTAGCGGACCTTGCATCGGTTGAAATGCATGCGATTCAAACGTCTGGTAATTGCGTACGTAACATTACTTTGGATGAGTTTGCAGGAGTTGCGCAAGATGAGGTGGTGGATGTGCGACCTTACGCCGAAGTCTTACGTCAGTGGAGCACGTTTCATCCTGAGTTTGCCTATTTGCCGCGCAAATTCAAAATTGCTATCAGTGGTGCGAAAGAGGATCGCGCTGCGATTTATGCGCATGATATCGGATTATCGATTGTTAAAAATACACAAGGTGAAATTGGATTCCGCGTGTTGGTCGGTGGAGGATTGGGCCGTACACCCATTATCGGTGTCGAGATTAATAATTTTATACCGTGGCAACATATTCTTACTTATGTCGAATCTATTTTGCGCGTGTATAACCAGTATGGGCGACGTGACAACAAATATAAAGCGCGTATCAAGATATTAGTCAAAGCACTCGGTATTGATGAATTTAAACGCCAAGTAGAGGAAGATTGGAAATATCTTAAAGATGGCCCCGGCACCTTAACGACTGAAGAAATTGAGAGAGTACGCTCTTTCTTTGTCGGTCCGGCTTATGAAACGCTTTCTAACGATGATTCCAGGTTGAGTGAATTTAAAGCCGACAGCCGTTCTTTCTCAAACTGGATGTTGCGAAATGTGTTGCCGCATCGACAACCGGGTTATGCCATTGTTGTGTTATCAATGAAGAAAGTCGGAAATGTTCCTGGAGATGCGACTGCGGAGCAAATGGAAGTAATGGCGGAGCTAGCGGATCGGTATAGCTTTGGGGAATTGCGTATCACGCACAAGCAAAATGTGATTCTGGCCGATGTTCGCAAAAAAGATTTGATTGGTTTGTGGCAAGAAGCAACGGCATACGAACTGACGGAGCCGAATTATGGATTGTTGACGGATATTATCAGTTGCCCCGGAGCGGAGTTTTGTACGTTGGCTAATGCACGCTCTATTCCATTGGCTAAAGCAATCGCGGAGCGTTTTGAAAATATTGATTTTCAGCACGACATTGGCGATATCAGTTTGAATATTTCGGGTTGCATGAATGCTTGCGGGCAGCATCATATTGGGAATATCGGCATTACGGGGGTGGAAAAGAAAGACCATGAAGAATGGTATCAAGTATCCATTGGCGGAGCAGAAGGTAATGAGAGCTCGTTGGGTAAGATTATTGGTCCCTCTTTTTCATTTAACCAAGTACCGGAAGTGATTGATCGATTGTTGCAAGTTTATTTGCGTGATCGAATCGAGGCTGAGCGATTTATTGATACGGTGCGCCGAATCGGCCTTGCACCCTTTAAAGATTATGTCTATGCGACTGAACTGATTGAAGAGGAAGCTGTTGATAACAAACATGCGGTAGTGCCAGCGCAGTATAACGTTCCTTATTATTCTCCAAGATTCTAA
- the coaBC gene encoding bifunctional phosphopantothenoylcysteine decarboxylase/phosphopantothenate--cysteine ligase CoaBC, producing the protein MHESSSHHSLRNEEKRVLLGITGGIAAYKVAELAHTLSQSAVTVQTVMTRSACQFITPLTFQSLTGNPVHTELWESNASGSMTHINLSREVDVIMVAPASADFIAKLAHGIADDLLSTLCLARNCPLMIAPAMNRQMWENPATQRNLAMLRSDGIRIVGPANGIQACGEVGMGRMVEPTELAEAIITFWQNKHLLINKKIVITAGPTFEAIDPVRGLTNKSSGKMGYAIAQAAVEAGANVTLVSGPTDLTPPAVDKFVAVISANEMLTAVQYEIPSTDVFIGVAAVADYRVATMSAQKIKKTNHNLTLELTPNPDILMTIATASDPPFCVGFAAETENLLENAQAKRIKKRLPLMVANWAQNAIGSDDNELILLDDQGEHILPRAPKLEQARHLIQHISTFFKP; encoded by the coding sequence ATGCACGAATCATCTTCCCATCATTCATTGCGCAATGAAGAAAAACGCGTACTGCTCGGTATTACCGGCGGTATTGCGGCTTATAAGGTTGCGGAATTAGCGCATACGCTGTCACAAAGCGCTGTTACTGTACAGACAGTAATGACACGATCCGCGTGTCAATTTATTACCCCACTTACTTTCCAATCGTTGACAGGTAATCCTGTTCATACCGAGTTATGGGAAAGCAATGCATCTGGTTCCATGACGCATATCAATTTGTCGCGGGAGGTCGATGTCATTATGGTTGCTCCTGCCAGTGCTGATTTCATAGCAAAGCTTGCGCATGGCATTGCCGATGATTTGCTTTCGACCTTGTGCCTCGCTCGTAATTGCCCATTGATGATTGCCCCGGCGATGAATCGTCAAATGTGGGAAAATCCCGCCACGCAGCGTAATCTTGCGATGTTGCGTAGTGACGGCATTCGAATAGTAGGTCCGGCTAATGGTATCCAGGCTTGCGGTGAAGTTGGCATGGGGCGCATGGTGGAGCCGACCGAATTAGCAGAAGCAATAATTACTTTCTGGCAAAATAAGCACTTATTGATCAATAAAAAAATCGTGATCACCGCCGGCCCTACATTCGAAGCAATCGATCCTGTGCGTGGCCTTACAAATAAGAGCTCTGGGAAAATGGGCTATGCTATTGCGCAAGCTGCAGTAGAAGCCGGCGCGAATGTAACATTGGTGTCAGGACCAACGGATTTAACGCCACCGGCGGTTGATAAATTTGTCGCTGTGATTAGTGCCAACGAAATGTTGACTGCTGTACAGTATGAAATTCCTTCCACCGATGTATTCATCGGTGTGGCAGCAGTTGCTGATTATCGTGTGGCAACGATGAGTGCGCAAAAAATTAAAAAAACCAATCACAATTTAACTTTAGAGCTAACGCCCAATCCAGACATTCTTATGACCATAGCAACTGCATCGGATCCTCCATTTTGCGTGGGTTTTGCTGCGGAAACCGAAAATCTACTGGAAAACGCACAAGCAAAGCGGATTAAAAAAAGGCTACCTTTGATGGTTGCAAATTGGGCGCAGAATGCAATCGGTTCCGATGATAATGAATTGATCCTCCTGGATGATCAAGGTGAACATATTCTCCCGAGAGCGCCAAAGCTTGAACAAGCCAGACACTTAATTCAACACATTAGTACATTTTTCAAACCATAA
- a CDS encoding c-type cytochrome, with product MSSTSYAVRLPSIENLQLQIKDSPQVINVIEPHLSQKDDITEIAYFGYPIAKIFDWLFGSTWQDQGAYIEFIALDGYFSRVKVSRFNQYRAFLAFGIKDKSEFIIDNSEQGEKNVQLGPYYLIWDNIDEPELVAEGATNWPYQITEIVISKQDKQALLPPDLAEMYSEHAELTQKYCLTCHQVNGYGGSKWPINLASQIKKMSKEAFKSWVLNPRAQNPATSMPPLLETLTEMKRQEIADKIYEYLLVLPETIAPSSGE from the coding sequence GTGAGTTCCACATCTTATGCAGTACGCCTACCTTCAATCGAAAATCTGCAGTTGCAAATCAAAGATTCACCACAAGTTATTAACGTTATAGAACCTCATTTGAGTCAGAAAGACGACATAACCGAGATAGCGTATTTTGGTTATCCTATAGCGAAAATATTCGATTGGTTATTTGGATCAACATGGCAGGATCAAGGAGCTTATATTGAATTCATAGCTCTGGATGGCTATTTTTCGCGGGTTAAAGTTTCCCGATTTAACCAATATCGCGCTTTTCTTGCATTCGGTATTAAGGATAAATCGGAATTTATTATTGACAATTCTGAACAAGGTGAAAAAAATGTTCAGTTGGGACCTTATTATCTCATCTGGGACAATATCGATGAACCAGAACTTGTAGCTGAAGGAGCCACAAATTGGCCTTATCAGATTACTGAAATTGTAATTTCAAAACAAGACAAACAAGCATTGCTACCACCAGATCTTGCCGAAATGTATAGTGAGCATGCTGAACTAACGCAAAAGTACTGTCTCACTTGTCACCAAGTCAATGGGTATGGTGGTAGCAAGTGGCCTATTAATCTGGCATCGCAAATCAAAAAGATGTCAAAAGAAGCATTTAAATCTTGGGTCTTAAATCCCCGCGCTCAAAATCCTGCTACCTCGATGCCTCCATTACTTGAAACTCTGACAGAAATGAAGCGTCAAGAAATTGCCGATAAGATTTATGAATATCTCCTGGTCTTACCAGAAACTATTGCTCCATCATCAGGAGAATAA
- a CDS encoding EAL domain-containing protein produces the protein MDNKKNIRVLILDDDKFMLEFVSQMLRELAIDEVFLAEDGKAGLWVLSNQTEPIDLLICDIEMPGMDGIEFLRNIANQKYSGKIVLFSGVETDLLKAAERLAIAHGLNIMGTLAKPVTLDSLAAVLEKLPLPIYKASDYSTQIRIFDVEEIKQALRNNQISVFFQPKVSALTRKVTSVECLARWRHAKYGYISPDNFISVIEQDNDLINDFTRNILRKSVRQLEVWLQQGIDLKISVNISMENLDRFNLPEIYQEIVWNSNVPTDRVILEITEGNLGKGFAQTLDILTRFRLKGFGLSIDDFGTGYASMETLKYMPFTELKIDRIFVHNASEDFATRVILESSIKLGKAFGLNVVVEGVETQADYELVAELACDEIQGYFVAKPMLPDEFIQWLSDYQ, from the coding sequence ATGGATAATAAGAAAAATATACGTGTACTAATCCTTGACGATGACAAGTTTATGCTTGAATTTGTTAGTCAGATGCTCAGGGAGCTTGCTATCGATGAAGTATTTCTGGCTGAAGATGGCAAAGCTGGCTTGTGGGTTTTGTCAAATCAAACAGAACCGATTGATTTGTTAATATGTGATATTGAAATGCCAGGTATGGATGGCATTGAGTTCTTGCGGAATATTGCAAATCAGAAATATAGTGGAAAAATCGTATTATTTTCTGGGGTCGAGACTGATTTACTTAAGGCAGCTGAGCGTTTGGCAATTGCACATGGATTAAATATTATGGGTACATTGGCGAAACCGGTCACGTTGGATTCATTAGCGGCTGTGCTTGAGAAGTTACCACTGCCCATCTATAAAGCATCGGATTATTCGACCCAAATTAGAATCTTTGATGTAGAAGAAATTAAACAAGCTTTGCGGAACAACCAAATAAGTGTGTTTTTTCAGCCTAAAGTTTCTGCACTGACCCGTAAAGTGACAAGTGTTGAATGTTTGGCGCGTTGGCGTCATGCAAAATATGGTTATATTTCTCCTGATAATTTTATTTCTGTTATTGAGCAAGACAATGATCTTATCAACGATTTTACTCGCAATATTTTAAGAAAATCGGTTCGACAATTGGAGGTATGGCTACAGCAAGGGATCGATCTGAAAATCTCGGTTAATATCTCGATGGAAAACCTGGATCGGTTTAATCTGCCTGAGATCTATCAAGAAATTGTTTGGAATTCCAATGTGCCAACTGACCGAGTCATTTTAGAAATTACCGAAGGAAATTTAGGAAAAGGATTTGCGCAAACGCTCGATATTTTGACACGCTTCAGGCTGAAAGGCTTTGGTTTATCCATTGACGATTTTGGTACTGGTTACGCATCGATGGAGACGCTTAAATATATGCCTTTTACGGAACTTAAAATCGATCGAATCTTTGTTCATAACGCATCTGAAGATTTTGCCACGCGCGTTATTCTGGAATCCAGCATAAAATTAGGTAAAGCTTTTGGTTTGAATGTTGTGGTCGAAGGTGTTGAGACGCAAGCGGATTACGAGTTGGTTGCTGAGCTTGCGTGTGATGAAATTCAAGGTTATTTTGTTGCCAAACCGATGTTGCCAGATGAGTTTATCCAATGGCTATCGGATTATCAATGA
- the cysB gene encoding HTH-type transcriptional regulator CysB produces MKLQQLRYLCETINQNMNLSKAAIKLHTSQPAISKQIQLLEQELGVDIFLRNGKRFIQITPAGQLIVKTAKEMLHEAENLKRIAQEYNNETGGTLTIATTHTQARYTLPVVIKRFITRHPKIKLTLRQGNPTQVSTMVISGEADIVIATEAIEHFHELVMLPCYDWNRCIVVPPKHALLKSKKVTLEALNQHPIITYDSAFTGRSKINQAFETKGMEPNIVLTAIDSDIIKTYVELGLGVGILANMAFDKKRDNNLRSIDASHLFESSTTRIGINRNSYIRSYIFDFIEMFSPHLTKATVMAKLQNRNPVP; encoded by the coding sequence GTGAAGCTACAGCAATTACGGTACTTATGTGAGACCATCAATCAAAACATGAATCTATCTAAAGCCGCAATAAAGCTCCACACATCCCAGCCCGCTATCAGCAAGCAAATTCAACTGCTCGAACAAGAGCTCGGCGTCGATATCTTCCTACGTAACGGTAAGCGCTTTATTCAAATCACCCCGGCTGGGCAGTTGATTGTAAAAACCGCCAAAGAAATGCTACATGAAGCAGAAAATTTAAAAAGAATCGCTCAAGAGTACAATAATGAAACCGGTGGAACACTCACGATTGCAACGACTCATACGCAAGCACGCTATACTTTACCGGTAGTAATTAAGCGCTTTATCACACGCCACCCAAAAATTAAATTGACTCTACGGCAAGGTAATCCAACGCAAGTTTCTACCATGGTTATTTCTGGAGAAGCCGACATTGTAATTGCAACTGAAGCAATCGAGCATTTTCACGAGCTTGTGATGCTCCCTTGCTACGACTGGAATCGCTGCATTGTAGTGCCTCCTAAGCATGCGCTCTTGAAAAGCAAAAAAGTCACTCTAGAAGCCCTGAATCAGCATCCTATCATTACCTATGATTCAGCTTTTACCGGGCGCTCAAAAATTAACCAGGCTTTTGAAACAAAAGGCATGGAACCGAATATAGTGCTCACTGCAATTGACTCGGATATCATTAAAACCTACGTGGAACTGGGATTAGGCGTTGGTATACTCGCCAATATGGCATTTGACAAAAAGCGTGATAACAACCTGAGATCGATTGATGCCAGCCATTTATTTGAATCCAGCACAACACGTATTGGCATCAATCGTAACAGCTATATCCGAAGCTACATCTTTGACTTTATAGAAATGTTTTCGCCACACTTAACAAAAGCGACCGTAATGGCTAAATTACAAAACAGAAATCCGGTTCCCTGA
- the dut gene encoding dUTP diphosphatase → MKKIAIKILDDRLNECLPTYATPGSAGLDLRACIAETIQLDPGDTCLIPTGIAIHLADAHLAALILPRSGLGHKHGIVLGNLVGLIDSDYQGQILVSCWNRGQDSFQLNPLERIAQLVIVPVVQVEFARVDSFDQSYRGEGGFGSTGKH, encoded by the coding sequence ATGAAAAAAATCGCTATCAAAATTCTTGATGATCGCTTAAATGAGTGCTTGCCAACTTACGCGACGCCAGGTTCTGCAGGTTTAGATCTACGTGCTTGCATTGCGGAAACCATTCAGCTGGACCCGGGAGACACTTGCCTTATTCCCACGGGCATCGCCATTCATTTGGCTGATGCACATTTGGCAGCATTAATTTTGCCGAGATCCGGGCTTGGTCATAAGCACGGTATCGTACTGGGTAATTTGGTTGGATTGATTGATTCCGATTACCAGGGACAAATTCTAGTTTCATGTTGGAATCGGGGGCAGGATAGCTTTCAGCTCAATCCACTGGAACGAATTGCACAATTGGTGATTGTTCCTGTCGTTCAGGTTGAGTTCGCTCGGGTTGATAGCTTTGATCAAAGCTATCGAGGAGAAGGGGGGTTTGGTAGTACAGGAAAACACTAA
- a CDS encoding DUF934 domain-containing protein, with amino-acid sequence MKIIKNKIIVEDNWIVFRLGEQQSPESVFVPDGKIIVPLQVWLQQRETLLKRSELGVWLASDERPELLKDDVDKFSVIAVDFPKFSDGRSYSIAYNLRARLGYTGELRAIGDVLRDQLLYMQRVGFDAFEPRPDRKIEDAIKGLSDFSEFYQKSVDQKLPLFRRVHRSRNPTSVRIK; translated from the coding sequence ATGAAAATAATAAAAAATAAAATCATTGTCGAGGATAACTGGATTGTATTCCGACTTGGCGAACAGCAATCACCTGAAAGCGTATTCGTACCTGATGGAAAAATCATTGTTCCGTTGCAAGTTTGGTTACAGCAACGAGAAACTTTGCTAAAACGCTCTGAACTGGGTGTTTGGTTGGCCAGTGATGAACGTCCAGAGTTGTTGAAAGACGATGTCGATAAATTTTCTGTGATTGCAGTAGATTTTCCGAAGTTCTCTGATGGACGCAGTTACTCCATTGCTTATAATTTACGTGCACGGCTTGGATATACTGGGGAGTTGCGTGCAATAGGCGACGTACTGCGCGATCAATTACTTTATATGCAACGCGTCGGGTTCGATGCTTTTGAACCGCGCCCAGATCGTAAAATTGAGGATGCCATAAAGGGGCTGAGCGATTTCTCAGAGTTTTATCAAAAATCTGTTGACCAAAAGTTGCCACTATTTCGCAGGGTGCATCGCAGTAGAAATCCTACATCTGTGAGAATTAAATGA